One Littorina saxatilis isolate snail1 linkage group LG1, US_GU_Lsax_2.0, whole genome shotgun sequence genomic window carries:
- the LOC138964773 gene encoding transcription and mRNA export factor ENY2, whose protein sequence is MADLQERKIKDAQMRATINQKLVETGERERLKELLRTRLIECGWRDQLKAQCKEIVQSKGLEHITVDDLVAEITPKGRALVPDNVKKELLQRIRTFLAQQSSM, encoded by the exons ATGGCGGA tctacaagaaagaaagatcaaagATGCCCAGATGCGTGCCACAATCAATCAGAAGCTGGTTGAGActggagaaagagaaag GTTGAAGGAGCTGCTACGGACCCGGCTGATTGAATGCGGTTGGAGAGATCAACTCAAAGCACAGTGCAAAG AAATTGTACAGAGCAAAGGACTGGAACACATCACAGTGGATGACCTTGTGGCTGAAATCACTCCCAAGGGAAGAG CCCTGGTTCCGGATAATGTGAAGAAGGAACTGCTACAGCGGATTCGAACATTCCTAGCACAGCAGTCAAGCATGTGA